A window of Hippoglossus stenolepis isolate QCI-W04-F060 chromosome 18, HSTE1.2, whole genome shotgun sequence contains these coding sequences:
- the rimbp2a gene encoding RIMS-binding protein 2 isoform X1 produces MHEAVELKQQLQIEHERALVALHTKQKEINHLQTARVQADQQHEDAVHLLENNKDRMFQVKVRDLEQKCRSQSEHFHQLSKELLNFSLQSDTVDILKINPTSTSQFLVSPNRKLPRVIFGFEGQRETGDENATHTPQLISQFLTCTTETGDKERPELRAVKFSTVTTDRPRSPRQLTPSEMEDEATPSPRSKPRYTGQVRLCTARYSYNPYDGPNEHPEAELPLVAGKYLYVYGNMDDDGFYQGELLDGQRGLVPSNFVEFVQDKEKLSGEGGENLGPLDHIGPLALMAVDGGASQDGLLGSSNALVPCSNGTGGPLDPDDLAEDVVPYPRKITLIKQLARSVIVAWEPPLVPLGWGNISGYNVLVDGELRASVQYGGRTKSLLEKLDLDGCVHRVSVQCTTDRGLSDELRCTLLVGANVVVAPCGLRVDDIQRDTAELSWLPSNSNYGHTVFLDGAEHAVVKPGRYRLRFLNLKPLTVYKVTVLAQPHQVPWQLPLEQRERKEAGVEFCTQAAGPTPYCRTGPPQPPHDVRVLCGQAPGVLQVCWKPPILSPTGTSNGANVIGYAVCTKGQRIAEVLFPMADYVTVELTRIQCLEAREVIVKTLSVQGESQDSHVAVIPNNLLVPLPPIPLPPPMHPHAGPPPHHHVQPHLQSPHLPHPTPQLPAPPQAHGQPLPPHAPHPQPHPRLPHPGGPPQPQLRLPHPQPQPLHLQPRPPHQGPRPQHQLPLLPHHQPHPVPQRPVSARDLDAKEHAAHHGGAIPPGQPGWEPTRSPSSQPPVPMQGHTLEAPPLGNPRSPSPQRILPQPRGTLIPDTVAKAIAREAAQRVAAESGKGDRRPGRYGEQGHSFYQHHSDEEEEDEEGFARGRRRGPSVDEFLRGSELGRPPNYSHNEEYHSESSRGSDLSDIMEEEEEELYSEMQLEEGRRRNSHNTPKSNTPGGGGHNREAGRRVHHHGGPQPQRRPLMVPSIEVTSENNSEGNLSPITEDVYYGKVARNRTWSSRRHMGGTRSPHDGYRDRRSPTYYDESETEETFRIFVALFDYDPLSMSPNPDAADEELPFKEGLIIRVYGDKDTDGFYRGEVRGRMGLIPCNMVSEIRAEDEETMDQLIKQGFLPLSTPVDRIGITHSYTQLSKNYMLSKHLWLKRRLLPLPEQNRRGLRRDQASRRMVALYDYDPRESSPNVDVEAELTFCAGDIIAVFADIDEDGFYYGEMNGHRGLVPSNFLEEVPDDVEVYLTDTPSHYPQEEPANRPPANSAAAVPEGKRVTTETSDTANNNDATPVRAPSPIVRPLLPGTMRPLSPMRGPHVPMDPRDPQDLANKKKKGLLSKGKKLLKRLSPVK; encoded by the exons ATGCACGAGGCTGtcgagctgaagcagcagctgcagataGAGCATGAGCGAGCCTTGGTGGCCCTTCACACCAAGCAGAAGGAGATCAATCACCTGCAAACG GCTCGGGTGCAAGCTGACCAACAGCATGAGGACGCAGTTCACCTGTTAGAG AACAATAAGGACAGAATGTTTcag gtcaaggttcgTGACCTGGAGCAGAAATGCAGGTCACAGAGTGAACACTTCCACCAGCTGTCCAAAGAGCTGCTGAATTTCAGTTTGCAATCAGATACCGTGGACATCCTGAAGATTAATCCCACATCCACATCCCAGTTCCTCGTCTCTCCAAACAGGAAACTTCCACGGGTCATTTTTGGATTTGAAGGCCAACGAGAGACAG GCGATGAGAACgcgacacacacaccacaactgATCTCCCAGTTCTTAACCTGCACAACTGAGACTGGAGACAAAGAACGACCAGAACTGCGGGCTGTCAAATTTAGCACCGTGACGACGGACCGACCCCGCAGCCCTCGACAGCTGACCCCATCAGAG ATGGAGGATGAGGCCACCCCATCACCCAGGTCCAAGCCTCGCTACACAGGCCAGGTCCGCCTTTGCACTGCCCGCTACAG TTATAACCCTTACGATGGACCAAACGAGCATCCCGAAGCAGAGCTCCCCCTTGTGGCTGGAAAGTATCTGTACGTGTATGGAAACATGGATGATGACGGCTTCTACCAAG GGGAGCTGCTGGATGGCCAGCGTGGACTTGTCCCCTCCAACTTCGTGGAGTTCGTCCAGGACAAGGAAAAACTCtctggggagggaggggaaaaccTGGGCCCACTGGACCATATTGGACCCCTGGCCTTGATGGCAGTAGATGGAGGTGCCTCACAAGATGGCCTCCTGGGCTCATCTAATGCCTTGGTTCCCTGTAGCAATGGGACAGGGGGGCCACTTGACCCCGATGACCTGGCTGAAGATGTTGTGCCTTATCCCCGAAAGATAACTCTGATCAAGCAGCTGGCACGGAGCGTCATCGTGGCCTGGGAGCCTCCACTAGTGCCTTTGGGCTGGGGGAACATCTCTGGCTACAACGTGTTAGTAGACGGGGAACTTCGTGCCAGTGTACAGTACGGTGGCCGGACCAAGTCTTTGCTGGAGAAGCTCGACCTGGACGGTTGCGTCCATCGGGTGTCTGTGCAGTGCACCACCGACCGGGGCTTGTCAGACGAGCTGCGGTGCACATTGCTGGTGGGAGCCAACGTGGTTGTGGCGCCATGTGGTCTGCGGGTGGATGACATCCAGCGTGACACTGCCGAGCTCTCCtggttgcctagcaacagtAACTATGGTCACACTGTGTTCTTGGATGGTGCAGAGCACGCGGTGGTAAAGCCAGGAAGGTATAGACTACGCTTCCTCAACCTGAAGCCCCTGACGGTGTACAAAGTCACGGTGTTGGCACAGCCGCACCAGGTGCCATGGCAACTGCCgctggaacagagagagaggaaagaagctgGTGTGGAGTTCTGCACTCAGGCTGCAG GTCCAACACCATATTGCAGAACAG GCCCTCCCCAGCCTCCCCATGATGTGCGGGTGCTCTGTGGGCAGGCTCCGGGGGTCCTCCAGGTCTGCTGGAAGCCTCCCATCCTCTCTCCCACAGGCACGTCGAATGGGGCAAATGTCATCGGATACGCAGTGTGCACCAAAGGACAGAGG ATAGCTGAGGTGTTGTTCCCGATGGCAGACTATGTCACTGTGGAGCTGACAAGGATTCAGTGCCTGGAGGCCAGAGAAGTCATCGTCAAGACGCTGTCAGTACAGGGAGAATCCCAGGACTCCCACGTCGCCGTCATTCCAAACAACCTGCTTGTGCCTCTACCTCCGATCCCCCTGCCACCGCCAATGCACCCCCACGCAGgcccccctccccaccaccaTGTTCAACCCCACCTCCAGtcccctcacctccctcacccCACGCCCCAACTTCCTGCTCCACCCCAGGCACACGGACAACCACTCCCACCTCATGCCCCACACCCTCAACCCCATCCCAGACTTCCTCATCCAGGTGGACCTCCGCAACCCCAGCTCCGACTCCCACATCCTCAGCCGCAGCCCCTACATCTTCAGCCGCGCCCACCCCACCAAGGTCCCAGGCCCCAGCACCAACTGCCTCTGCTGCCCCACCACCAACCCCACCCTGTACCTCAGAGACCAGTAAGTGCCAGAGACCTGGATGCCAAAGAGCATGCTGCCCACCACGGAGGAGCTATCCCACCTGGCCAGCCTGGTTGGGAGCCCACACGCTCGCCTTCATCCCAGCCTCCTGTGCCCATGCAAGGCCACACCCTCGAGGCCCCACCCCTTGGCAATCCACGCTCCCCCTCCCCTCAGAGGATTCTTCCGCAGCCCCGAGGCACGCTCATCCCAGACACCGTGGCCAAGGCCATCGCCCGGGAAGCAGCACAGAGGGTAGCAGCAGAAAGTGGCAAG GGCGACAGGAGGCCGGGCAGGTACGGAGAGCAGGGTCATTCATTTTACCAGCATCACtctgatgaggaagaggaggacgaggaagggTTTGCGCGCGGCCGTCGGAGAGGACCCTCTGTGGATGAGTTCCTCAGGGGCTCTGAGCTGGGGAGGCCG CCTAACTATAGTCACAATGAAGAATATCACAGCGAAAGCAGCCGGGGCTCTGACCTGTCTGACAtcatggaagaggaggaggaggagctgtaCTCTGAGATGCAGCTGGAAGAGGGACGTCGACGCAACTCGCACAACACACCCAAG TCAAACACCCCGGGTGGGGGCGGTCATAACCGGGAGGCGGGGAGAAGAGTTCACCATCATGGCGGTCCCCAACCTCAGAGACGACCTCTAATGGTCCCTTCCATTG AGGTAACCTCTGAGAATAACAGTGAGGGAAACCTCTCCCCCATCACCGAGGATGTTTACTATGGCAAAGTAGCTCGCAACAGGACATGGTCATCCCGCAGGCACATGGGCGGCACCAGGTCTCCCCATG ATGGATACAGGGATCGCCGCTCGCCCACGTACTATGACGAGTCAGAGACTGAGGAGACTTTCCGGATCTTTGTGGCCCTCTTTGACTACGATCCTCTCTCCATGTCACCGAACCCCGACGCTGCTGATGAGGAGCTGCCCTTCAAAGAGGGGCTGATCATTCGG gtgtATGGCGATAAAGACACAGACGGGTTCTACAGAGGAGAAGTGAGGGGCCGGATGGGGCTGATCCCCTGTAACATGGTGTCGGAGATACGAGCCGAGGACGAGGAGACCATGGACCAGCTCATCAAACAGGGTTTCCTGCCACTCAGCACCCCTGTGGACAGAATAGGTATaacacactcgtacacacaATTATCAAAGAATTACATGTTGTCGAAACACCTCTGGTTAAAACGGCGTCTATTACCACTTCCAGAGCAGAACAGGAGAGGCCTCCGTCGAGATCAGGCCTCGAGGAGGATGGTGGCTCTGTACGACTACGACCCCCGAGAGAGCTCCCCCAATGTTGATGTCGAG GCTGAGCTGACCTTCTGTGCTGGTGACATCATCGCCGTGTTTGCCGACATCGATGAAGACGGGTTCTATTAC GGTGAGATGAACGGCCATCGTGGTCTGGTTCCCTCTAACTTCCTGGAAGAAGTGCCTGATGACGTGGAGGTGTATCTGACCGATACTCCGTCCCACTACCCCCAGGAAGAGCCTGCCAACCGGCCGCCCGCCAACTCTGCTGCCGCCGTCCCCGAGGGCAAACGG GTCACCACAGAAACCTCCGACACGGCCAACAACAACGACGCCACGCCCGTCCGAGCGCCGTCCCCGATCGTCCGGCCTCTCCTGCCGGGCACCATGAGGCCCCTCAGTCCCATGAGGGGCCCCCACGTCCCGATGGACCCCCGGGACCCTCAAGACCTGgccaacaagaagaagaaaggactACTTTCCAAGGGGAAGAAACTGCTGAAGAGACTCTCccctgtgaaataa
- the rimbp2a gene encoding RIMS-binding protein 2 isoform X7: MHEAVELKQQLQIEHERALVALHTKQKEINHLQTARVQADQQHEDAVHLLENNKDRMFQVKVRDLEQKCRSQSEHFHQLSKELLNFSLQSDTVDILKINPTSTSQFLVSPNRKLPRVIFGFEGQRETGDENATHTPQLISQFLTCTTETGDKERPELRAVKFSTVTTDRPRSPRQLTPSEMEDEATPSPRSKPRYTGQVRLCTARYSYNPYDGPNEHPEAELPLVAGKYLYVYGNMDDDGFYQGELLDGQRGLVPSNFVEFVQDKEKLSGEGGENLGPLDHIGPLALMAVDGGASQDGLLGSSNALVPCSNGTGGPLDPDDLAEDVVPYPRKITLIKQLARSVIVAWEPPLVPLGWGNISGYNVLVDGELRASVQYGGRTKSLLEKLDLDGCVHRVSVQCTTDRGLSDELRCTLLVGANVVVAPCGLRVDDIQRDTAELSWLPSNSNYGHTVFLDGAEHAVVKPGRYRLRFLNLKPLTVYKVTVLAQPHQVPWQLPLEQRERKEAGVEFCTQAAGPTPYCRTGPPQPPHDVRVLCGQAPGVLQVCWKPPILSPTGTSNGANVIGYAVCTKGQRIAEVLFPMADYVTVELTRIQCLEAREVIVKTLSVQGESQDSHVAVIPNNLLVPLPPIPLPPPMHPHAGPPPHHHVQPHLQSPHLPHPTPQLPAPPQAHGQPLPPHAPHPQPHPRLPHPGGPPQPQLRLPHPQPQPLHLQPRPPHQGPRPQHQLPLLPHHQPHPVPQRPVSARDLDAKEHAAHHGGAIPPGQPGWEPTRSPSSQPPVPMQGHTLEAPPLGNPRSPSPQRILPQPRGTLIPDTVAKAIAREAAQRVAAESGKGDRRPGRYGEQGHSFYQHHSDEEEEDEEGFARGRRRGPSVDEFLRGSELGRPSNTPGGGGHNREAGRRVHHHGGPQPQRRPLMVPSIEVTSENNSEGNLSPITEDVYYGKVARNRTWSSRRHMGGTRSPHDGYRDRRSPTYYDESETEETFRIFVALFDYDPLSMSPNPDAADEELPFKEGLIIRVYGDKDTDGFYRGEVRGRMGLIPCNMVSEIRAEDEETMDQLIKQGFLPLSTPVDRIGITHSYTQLSKNYMLSKHLWLKRRLLPLPEQNRRGLRRDQASRRMVALYDYDPRESSPNVDVEAELTFCAGDIIAVFADIDEDGFYYGEMNGHRGLVPSNFLEEVPDDVEVYLTDTPSHYPQEEPANRPPANSAAAVPEGKRVTTETSDTANNNDATPVRAPSPIVRPLLPGTMRPLSPMRGPHVPMDPRDPQDLANKKKKGLLSKGKKLLKRLSPVK; encoded by the exons ATGCACGAGGCTGtcgagctgaagcagcagctgcagataGAGCATGAGCGAGCCTTGGTGGCCCTTCACACCAAGCAGAAGGAGATCAATCACCTGCAAACG GCTCGGGTGCAAGCTGACCAACAGCATGAGGACGCAGTTCACCTGTTAGAG AACAATAAGGACAGAATGTTTcag gtcaaggttcgTGACCTGGAGCAGAAATGCAGGTCACAGAGTGAACACTTCCACCAGCTGTCCAAAGAGCTGCTGAATTTCAGTTTGCAATCAGATACCGTGGACATCCTGAAGATTAATCCCACATCCACATCCCAGTTCCTCGTCTCTCCAAACAGGAAACTTCCACGGGTCATTTTTGGATTTGAAGGCCAACGAGAGACAG GCGATGAGAACgcgacacacacaccacaactgATCTCCCAGTTCTTAACCTGCACAACTGAGACTGGAGACAAAGAACGACCAGAACTGCGGGCTGTCAAATTTAGCACCGTGACGACGGACCGACCCCGCAGCCCTCGACAGCTGACCCCATCAGAG ATGGAGGATGAGGCCACCCCATCACCCAGGTCCAAGCCTCGCTACACAGGCCAGGTCCGCCTTTGCACTGCCCGCTACAG TTATAACCCTTACGATGGACCAAACGAGCATCCCGAAGCAGAGCTCCCCCTTGTGGCTGGAAAGTATCTGTACGTGTATGGAAACATGGATGATGACGGCTTCTACCAAG GGGAGCTGCTGGATGGCCAGCGTGGACTTGTCCCCTCCAACTTCGTGGAGTTCGTCCAGGACAAGGAAAAACTCtctggggagggaggggaaaaccTGGGCCCACTGGACCATATTGGACCCCTGGCCTTGATGGCAGTAGATGGAGGTGCCTCACAAGATGGCCTCCTGGGCTCATCTAATGCCTTGGTTCCCTGTAGCAATGGGACAGGGGGGCCACTTGACCCCGATGACCTGGCTGAAGATGTTGTGCCTTATCCCCGAAAGATAACTCTGATCAAGCAGCTGGCACGGAGCGTCATCGTGGCCTGGGAGCCTCCACTAGTGCCTTTGGGCTGGGGGAACATCTCTGGCTACAACGTGTTAGTAGACGGGGAACTTCGTGCCAGTGTACAGTACGGTGGCCGGACCAAGTCTTTGCTGGAGAAGCTCGACCTGGACGGTTGCGTCCATCGGGTGTCTGTGCAGTGCACCACCGACCGGGGCTTGTCAGACGAGCTGCGGTGCACATTGCTGGTGGGAGCCAACGTGGTTGTGGCGCCATGTGGTCTGCGGGTGGATGACATCCAGCGTGACACTGCCGAGCTCTCCtggttgcctagcaacagtAACTATGGTCACACTGTGTTCTTGGATGGTGCAGAGCACGCGGTGGTAAAGCCAGGAAGGTATAGACTACGCTTCCTCAACCTGAAGCCCCTGACGGTGTACAAAGTCACGGTGTTGGCACAGCCGCACCAGGTGCCATGGCAACTGCCgctggaacagagagagaggaaagaagctgGTGTGGAGTTCTGCACTCAGGCTGCAG GTCCAACACCATATTGCAGAACAG GCCCTCCCCAGCCTCCCCATGATGTGCGGGTGCTCTGTGGGCAGGCTCCGGGGGTCCTCCAGGTCTGCTGGAAGCCTCCCATCCTCTCTCCCACAGGCACGTCGAATGGGGCAAATGTCATCGGATACGCAGTGTGCACCAAAGGACAGAGG ATAGCTGAGGTGTTGTTCCCGATGGCAGACTATGTCACTGTGGAGCTGACAAGGATTCAGTGCCTGGAGGCCAGAGAAGTCATCGTCAAGACGCTGTCAGTACAGGGAGAATCCCAGGACTCCCACGTCGCCGTCATTCCAAACAACCTGCTTGTGCCTCTACCTCCGATCCCCCTGCCACCGCCAATGCACCCCCACGCAGgcccccctccccaccaccaTGTTCAACCCCACCTCCAGtcccctcacctccctcacccCACGCCCCAACTTCCTGCTCCACCCCAGGCACACGGACAACCACTCCCACCTCATGCCCCACACCCTCAACCCCATCCCAGACTTCCTCATCCAGGTGGACCTCCGCAACCCCAGCTCCGACTCCCACATCCTCAGCCGCAGCCCCTACATCTTCAGCCGCGCCCACCCCACCAAGGTCCCAGGCCCCAGCACCAACTGCCTCTGCTGCCCCACCACCAACCCCACCCTGTACCTCAGAGACCAGTAAGTGCCAGAGACCTGGATGCCAAAGAGCATGCTGCCCACCACGGAGGAGCTATCCCACCTGGCCAGCCTGGTTGGGAGCCCACACGCTCGCCTTCATCCCAGCCTCCTGTGCCCATGCAAGGCCACACCCTCGAGGCCCCACCCCTTGGCAATCCACGCTCCCCCTCCCCTCAGAGGATTCTTCCGCAGCCCCGAGGCACGCTCATCCCAGACACCGTGGCCAAGGCCATCGCCCGGGAAGCAGCACAGAGGGTAGCAGCAGAAAGTGGCAAG GGCGACAGGAGGCCGGGCAGGTACGGAGAGCAGGGTCATTCATTTTACCAGCATCACtctgatgaggaagaggaggacgaggaagggTTTGCGCGCGGCCGTCGGAGAGGACCCTCTGTGGATGAGTTCCTCAGGGGCTCTGAGCTGGGGAGGCCG TCAAACACCCCGGGTGGGGGCGGTCATAACCGGGAGGCGGGGAGAAGAGTTCACCATCATGGCGGTCCCCAACCTCAGAGACGACCTCTAATGGTCCCTTCCATTG AGGTAACCTCTGAGAATAACAGTGAGGGAAACCTCTCCCCCATCACCGAGGATGTTTACTATGGCAAAGTAGCTCGCAACAGGACATGGTCATCCCGCAGGCACATGGGCGGCACCAGGTCTCCCCATG ATGGATACAGGGATCGCCGCTCGCCCACGTACTATGACGAGTCAGAGACTGAGGAGACTTTCCGGATCTTTGTGGCCCTCTTTGACTACGATCCTCTCTCCATGTCACCGAACCCCGACGCTGCTGATGAGGAGCTGCCCTTCAAAGAGGGGCTGATCATTCGG gtgtATGGCGATAAAGACACAGACGGGTTCTACAGAGGAGAAGTGAGGGGCCGGATGGGGCTGATCCCCTGTAACATGGTGTCGGAGATACGAGCCGAGGACGAGGAGACCATGGACCAGCTCATCAAACAGGGTTTCCTGCCACTCAGCACCCCTGTGGACAGAATAGGTATaacacactcgtacacacaATTATCAAAGAATTACATGTTGTCGAAACACCTCTGGTTAAAACGGCGTCTATTACCACTTCCAGAGCAGAACAGGAGAGGCCTCCGTCGAGATCAGGCCTCGAGGAGGATGGTGGCTCTGTACGACTACGACCCCCGAGAGAGCTCCCCCAATGTTGATGTCGAG GCTGAGCTGACCTTCTGTGCTGGTGACATCATCGCCGTGTTTGCCGACATCGATGAAGACGGGTTCTATTAC GGTGAGATGAACGGCCATCGTGGTCTGGTTCCCTCTAACTTCCTGGAAGAAGTGCCTGATGACGTGGAGGTGTATCTGACCGATACTCCGTCCCACTACCCCCAGGAAGAGCCTGCCAACCGGCCGCCCGCCAACTCTGCTGCCGCCGTCCCCGAGGGCAAACGG GTCACCACAGAAACCTCCGACACGGCCAACAACAACGACGCCACGCCCGTCCGAGCGCCGTCCCCGATCGTCCGGCCTCTCCTGCCGGGCACCATGAGGCCCCTCAGTCCCATGAGGGGCCCCCACGTCCCGATGGACCCCCGGGACCCTCAAGACCTGgccaacaagaagaagaaaggactACTTTCCAAGGGGAAGAAACTGCTGAAGAGACTCTCccctgtgaaataa